In Nitrospirota bacterium, a single window of DNA contains:
- a CDS encoding tetratricopeptide repeat protein: MPKAIKKRVVKKAVLKEEEVKNIFISISAVLREKKKIFAFALIALIATTIFFTAFLLYQVSQKKKAYAIEREAYKYYYALDIKTPLSQEERLKKATELYTQAIKIKSTPAAQFYLGNCYYQLGDYASAIKAYTAFLDKYPREKSLVPLVYQKLAASYLKEGKYDAALKSLEKLGQFNKGIFKDTALIEEARLYEATGKPDEAKKKYNELITNFPESTWASEARAKAGVKANGR, from the coding sequence ATGCCCAAGGCAATCAAAAAGAGAGTCGTAAAAAAAGCAGTCTTAAAGGAAGAGGAAGTAAAGAATATCTTTATCAGTATTAGTGCCGTTCTCAGGGAAAAGAAAAAAATATTTGCATTTGCATTAATTGCCCTTATTGCCACCACCATATTTTTTACAGCCTTCCTGCTTTATCAGGTCTCCCAGAAAAAGAAGGCATACGCTATTGAGCGAGAGGCTTATAAATATTATTATGCGCTGGATATTAAAACTCCCCTGTCTCAGGAAGAGCGTTTGAAAAAGGCCACGGAACTTTATACGCAGGCAATAAAGATAAAATCAACACCGGCTGCGCAGTTTTATCTTGGAAACTGTTATTATCAGCTCGGTGATTATGCCAGTGCAATCAAAGCTTACACCGCTTTTCTGGATAAGTACCCAAGGGAAAAAAGCCTTGTCCCACTTGTATACCAGAAGCTTGCTGCCTCTTATTTAAAAGAGGGTAAATACGATGCGGCATTGAAGAGCCTCGAAAAGTTAGGACAGTTCAATAAAGGGATTTTTAAAGACACCGCCCTCATTGAGGAGGCCAGGCTCTACGAGGCCACGGGCAAACCTGATGAGGCAAAGAAAAAATACAACGAGCTCATTACTAATTTCCCTGAATCTACATGGGCCTCTGAGGCCAGGGCAAAGGCAGGGGTTAAGGCAAATGGCAGATGA
- a CDS encoding glycosyltransferase family 9 protein has translation MENLFLECGWKWTSGISHKLEENRPTANRTDIGTIKEILVIFFCGIGDMVVFIPALEALSSFFCKSRISVMTSPPANQLLNNHPCVKSTFSLDAIHQSDFFRKFDLIINLSGHKDEINRILRAANVKHLIIKDQLFDKKCPLHASKYHLELIKGITASFYKPIVYVTGEERRAARKYLIGKRLNPEMDLIIAIHAGSSNPGKVWDWKRFRNVCNLLIRNYGAKILLLSGPSEQEISEKIAESIVNQPVVVQEPLRLIAALLEQCKLLITNDSGVMHLAAAVGTPIVSIFNSSLSQPEIWGPLVDNHVAICKKTLDAIRVEDVMRGVKLPLSRMHKLEDRS, from the coding sequence ATGGAAAATTTATTTTTAGAATGCGGGTGGAAATGGACGAGCGGAATATCCCATAAGCTGGAAGAAAATCGCCCTACAGCCAACCGGACGGACATAGGCACAATCAAAGAGATTTTGGTAATTTTCTTTTGCGGAATCGGTGATATGGTCGTTTTCATACCGGCATTAGAAGCGTTAAGCAGTTTCTTCTGTAAAAGTCGCATCTCAGTCATGACATCACCGCCTGCGAACCAACTGCTGAATAATCATCCGTGCGTTAAAAGCACATTCTCATTAGACGCAATACATCAAAGCGACTTTTTTCGAAAGTTTGACTTAATAATAAATCTAAGCGGACATAAGGATGAAATCAATAGAATCCTGAGGGCTGCGAATGTAAAACACCTTATTATCAAGGACCAGCTATTTGATAAAAAATGTCCGTTGCATGCCAGCAAATACCATTTAGAACTTATCAAGGGAATTACGGCTTCATTTTATAAACCGATTGTTTATGTTACTGGCGAGGAACGCCGGGCCGCAAGAAAGTATCTGATCGGCAAAAGATTGAATCCCGAAATGGATCTTATAATCGCTATTCATGCCGGAAGCAGCAATCCCGGCAAGGTCTGGGACTGGAAACGATTTCGCAATGTTTGCAATCTTTTAATAAGAAACTATGGCGCCAAAATATTGCTCCTTTCAGGCCCATCTGAGCAGGAGATAAGCGAAAAAATTGCTGAAAGTATAGTAAATCAGCCTGTCGTTGTCCAGGAACCGTTGCGTCTAATTGCTGCCCTATTAGAACAGTGCAAGTTGTTGATTACGAATGATTCCGGCGTAATGCATCTTGCTGCTGCAGTCGGCACTCCTATAGTCAGTATCTTCAACTCTTCTTTATCACAGCCTGAGATATGGGGCCCTTTAGTAGACAACCATGTTGCGATTTGCAAAAAAACACTCGATGCGATTCGTGTCGAGGATGTGATGCGGGGGGTGAAATTACCGCTCAGCCGAATGCACAAATTGGAGGACAGGTCTTAA
- the pilQ gene encoding type IV pilus secretin PilQ, giving the protein MRIKNLKLILPLAFFILNFSLANAADRGPVVSMELRDVEIRDVMRALGQEHNLNIIVDDKVTGKVTVSLQKVPLWDAIDSILRSKGLTYIKEDNIIRVVTFTEVGREEEGLITRTFVVSFANPKELEGVIKKVLSKKGDLISDPRTNTLVVKDIPANMPRVEALIKTLDTQPPQVMIDAKIVEANKDFGQSLGIQWGGSYSKSGVTIKGDTGTDSFAINLPAALPEVTASPFGAIRFGNVASSLTLALKISAIEQSGEGKILSNPRILTANNKKATISTGTKIRIVTAAADTIIVTGGTTTTTTEEIEATLKLEVTPQITQDGYIMLNIVTKKDEFDFTRTIQGFPAIITREAKTDLMIKDGETIVIGGIFTKSDVSTERAIPWISKIPILGWLFKSKTETEAVRELLIFVTPKIKRDI; this is encoded by the coding sequence ATGAGAATTAAAAATTTAAAATTAATTTTGCCTCTTGCATTTTTTATTTTGAATTTCTCCTTAGCCAATGCTGCTGACAGGGGCCCTGTAGTTTCAATGGAGCTCAGGGATGTAGAGATAAGGGATGTCATGAGGGCACTGGGGCAGGAACACAATTTAAACATAATTGTCGATGACAAGGTCACAGGAAAGGTAACAGTAAGCCTCCAGAAGGTACCGCTCTGGGATGCAATTGATTCAATCTTGAGAAGCAAAGGCCTGACCTATATTAAAGAGGATAATATAATCAGGGTTGTGACTTTTACTGAGGTTGGCAGGGAAGAGGAAGGCCTTATTACAAGGACATTTGTTGTAAGTTTTGCCAACCCAAAAGAGTTAGAGGGAGTTATAAAAAAGGTCCTGAGTAAAAAAGGAGACCTCATCTCTGACCCGAGGACCAACACCCTTGTAGTTAAAGATATTCCAGCGAATATGCCCAGGGTTGAAGCCCTTATAAAGACCCTGGACACGCAACCTCCCCAGGTAATGATAGATGCAAAAATTGTGGAGGCAAACAAAGACTTCGGGCAGAGCCTTGGAATCCAATGGGGAGGCAGTTACAGCAAAAGCGGCGTAACCATAAAAGGTGATACCGGGACTGATTCCTTTGCAATAAATTTACCGGCCGCGCTGCCAGAAGTTACTGCATCGCCATTTGGGGCGATCAGGTTTGGCAATGTCGCCAGCAGCCTGACCCTCGCCCTCAAGATATCAGCAATTGAGCAGAGCGGTGAAGGGAAAATCCTTTCAAATCCAAGGATATTAACTGCCAACAACAAAAAGGCAACAATCTCTACAGGCACAAAAATCAGGATAGTAACAGCAGCAGCCGATACAATAATAGTAACAGGCGGCACAACAACCACTACAACAGAAGAAATAGAAGCCACACTGAAGCTGGAGGTAACACCCCAGATAACTCAAGACGGCTATATAATGCTCAACATAGTTACCAAGAAAGACGAGTTTGACTTTACAAGGACTATCCAGGGCTTTCCAGCTATCATTACCAGAGAGGCAAAAACAGACCTTATGATAAAAGATGGAGAGACAATCGTTATAGGAGGAATATTTACAAAGAGTGATGTTTCAACAGAGAGGGCAATCCCATGGATTTCAAAAATACCAATTCTGGGGTGGCTGTTTAAAAGCAAGACAGAAACAGAAGCCGTAAGAGAGCTCTTGATATTTGTGACACCTAAAATCAAAAGAGATATTTAA
- a CDS encoding PilN domain-containing protein — MKEYLNLLPAEAEKRRLPARAVYAGAAVALYIVFMAGFGVYNQIQTRKIEKNLEALRNQKQMLGMELNSLQAQFPGEAVPGEIFIAKAKLPWAEFLRELSLIVPKDVWLSSIESTEEKATGMKAMTFKGVTTNHAGVADFISALESSKFFYGLEILYSQKGDRGVSFGVKARMRWS; from the coding sequence ATGAAAGAATATCTCAACCTTCTGCCAGCAGAAGCAGAGAAACGAAGACTACCGGCAAGGGCTGTTTATGCAGGAGCTGCCGTGGCGCTTTATATCGTATTCATGGCAGGCTTCGGAGTCTATAACCAGATTCAGACAAGAAAAATAGAAAAAAACTTAGAGGCACTCAGAAACCAGAAACAGATGCTGGGCATGGAATTAAACAGCCTGCAAGCTCAGTTCCCCGGAGAGGCCGTGCCCGGAGAGATTTTTATAGCAAAGGCAAAACTCCCCTGGGCCGAGTTTCTCAGAGAATTGAGCCTGATTGTACCGAAAGACGTGTGGCTTTCATCAATAGAGTCCACAGAAGAAAAAGCAACCGGGATGAAGGCAATGACTTTTAAAGGGGTTACAACAAACCATGCAGGGGTTGCAGATTTTATCTCTGCCCTTGAATCATCAAAATTTTTTTATGGACTCGAGATACTTTATTCACAGAAGGGCGACAGAGGCGTTAGTTTTGGCGTAAAGGCAAGGATGAGATGGAGCTGA
- the pilO gene encoding type 4a pilus biogenesis protein PilO: MELKSVYSRLSSSERKILLVVTAFLVIILPYQFFYAMPAKKLGKIKQEADTTRAEIAAINAQVAALRSAVETRKIKPVRDLSVPRSEKLSLLLQEIGKEARVARVDFVSLQPEAIVDKGDFLELTIKMELKVRYRELYEFLDRLEATQQAVRVQELRYETTDALYPFGVAVLSAATYVRKQ; this comes from the coding sequence ATGGAGCTGAAATCTGTATACAGCAGGCTTTCAAGTAGTGAAAGGAAAATATTATTAGTTGTTACTGCCTTCCTTGTGATAATCTTACCGTATCAGTTTTTCTATGCTATGCCGGCTAAAAAACTGGGAAAAATCAAACAGGAGGCAGACACGACGAGGGCTGAAATAGCAGCTATTAATGCGCAGGTAGCTGCGTTGCGGTCAGCGGTGGAGACAAGAAAGATAAAGCCAGTGCGTGATTTATCTGTGCCCCGGAGCGAAAAACTTTCGCTGCTTCTGCAAGAAATAGGTAAAGAGGCGCGGGTAGCGAGGGTGGACTTTGTCTCCCTTCAGCCTGAAGCAATTGTGGACAAAGGGGATTTTTTAGAGCTGACAATAAAAATGGAATTAAAAGTAAGGTACAGGGAGCTATACGAGTTTCTTGATAGACTGGAGGCAACACAGCAGGCTGTCAGGGTGCAGGAGCTAAGGTATGAGACAACCGATGCCCTGTATCCCTTTGGGGTTGCAGTGCTCAGCGCAGCAACCTATGTGAGGAAGCAATGA
- a CDS encoding radical SAM protein, with the protein MKIEQPPLKGTSLTLTKNLIVLEKGKNELLLVNSIDPRPLYIKRGRDYIKRFLESVKELGAAEKIKKAYPQDTELLNMLISHRIIITSDDQRKGLDKTDTARDRKARDDKNGMSLYLLLSQSCNLGCIYCLNGIKTYKKDKNLMMKEEVAYRSIERCLDSINPGGKLEIVFFGGEPLLNWPLAKKVITHCEKNLKERYKDKEILYHLTSNLTILPPDLIEWAKRYKITFLCDIDGPEDIHNECRPYKNGRASHALIVKNIKRLTKSGLRVALRSTITAKNQDCMLEIAKHHKSIGGIGSAFVPVNPVNSDEDILPETVIPSTDKLIKGLSKVYKSRVWDTKDLFPFNVYASHVHAGGRAVRGCGAPYGNTPVVDVNGDVYPCIYLVGIKRFYMGNIMNGSYPDNNILDWMMDFLHVDNMAECRGCAWRYICGGGCPVGKLTVLENSMASRKTVKYCNSLRCDYTKKVIELLLWDLAKEAAASVKKGVPNKATGAIDNTINC; encoded by the coding sequence ATGAAAATTGAACAGCCCCCTTTAAAAGGTACGAGCCTGACACTAACTAAGAACCTCATAGTTCTGGAAAAAGGCAAGAATGAATTGCTGCTCGTAAACTCCATTGACCCCAGACCGTTATATATCAAGAGAGGCAGAGATTATATAAAGAGGTTTCTCGAATCCGTCAAAGAGCTTGGCGCTGCGGAAAAGATAAAAAAGGCATACCCTCAAGACACAGAACTGCTCAACATGCTGATAAGTCACCGGATTATTATTACTTCGGACGATCAGAGGAAAGGTCTTGATAAGACCGATACGGCCCGTGATAGGAAAGCAAGAGATGATAAGAATGGGATGTCTCTCTATCTGCTCCTTTCGCAGTCATGTAACCTTGGATGCATCTATTGCCTGAACGGGATAAAGACCTACAAAAAAGATAAAAACTTAATGATGAAAGAGGAGGTAGCGTATAGAAGCATAGAGAGGTGCCTGGACAGCATAAACCCCGGCGGGAAGCTCGAAATAGTATTTTTTGGAGGGGAACCGCTTTTGAACTGGCCGTTGGCAAAAAAGGTAATTACACACTGCGAAAAAAATCTAAAAGAGAGATATAAAGACAAGGAGATCCTGTATCATTTAACGAGCAATCTTACAATCTTACCGCCTGACCTGATAGAATGGGCAAAGAGATATAAAATAACCTTTCTTTGCGATATTGACGGCCCGGAAGATATCCACAATGAGTGCAGGCCGTATAAAAACGGAAGGGCATCGCACGCGCTCATCGTAAAAAATATCAAACGCCTTACCAAGTCGGGATTAAGGGTTGCTTTGCGTTCAACTATTACTGCAAAAAATCAGGACTGTATGTTAGAGATAGCAAAACATCACAAATCAATAGGGGGTATAGGAAGCGCCTTTGTTCCGGTAAACCCGGTTAATTCCGATGAAGATATCCTGCCGGAAACCGTTATCCCCTCAACCGATAAATTAATCAAAGGGTTGTCTAAGGTTTATAAGAGCAGGGTATGGGATACAAAGGATTTATTCCCATTCAATGTTTATGCATCACATGTGCATGCCGGAGGCAGGGCAGTGAGGGGATGCGGCGCCCCTTACGGGAATACGCCGGTTGTCGATGTTAACGGGGATGTATACCCGTGTATTTATCTGGTTGGAATAAAGAGGTTCTACATGGGGAACATCATGAATGGAAGTTACCCTGACAACAACATCCTTGATTGGATGATGGATTTTCTGCATGTGGATAATATGGCAGAGTGCAGGGGATGTGCATGGCGTTACATCTGCGGCGGAGGCTGTCCTGTGGGGAAGTTAACCGTCCTTGAAAATTCCATGGCAAGCCGAAAAACGGTTAAGTACTGTAACAGTCTCCGCTGTGATTATACAAAGAAGGTTATAGAGTTGCTCCTTTGGGATCTGGCAAAGGAAGCCGCAGCATCCGTTAAAAAAGGCGTTCCTAATAAGGCAACTGGAGCAATAGATAACACAATAAATTGTTAG
- a CDS encoding histidinol phosphate phosphatase domain-containing protein, producing the protein MIDLHTHSLMSDGELLPSELVQRAYCLGYEAIAITDHVDLSNIDLVVPKIAEAIKGMERHFKIKIIPGAEITHVPPPLIKDLVLKARSLGAKLVVVHGESIVEPVAPGTNRAAIEAGADILAHPGHISRDDAIMARDNGVALELTSRKGHCLSNGHVASIARECGATIIINTDAHGPQDLITKDWARAILLSSGIKPRDVEGVFENSKNLVNKILARS; encoded by the coding sequence ATGATTGACCTTCACACCCACAGCCTGATGAGCGATGGCGAGTTACTGCCATCAGAGCTTGTTCAAAGGGCTTATTGCCTCGGTTACGAAGCAATTGCTATCACGGACCATGTGGACCTTTCGAATATTGATCTGGTTGTGCCAAAAATCGCAGAGGCAATAAAAGGCATGGAGCGGCATTTTAAAATCAAAATAATCCCGGGCGCAGAAATCACCCATGTCCCACCTCCCTTAATCAAGGATTTAGTTTTAAAGGCACGGTCTCTCGGTGCAAAGCTTGTAGTTGTTCATGGCGAAAGTATAGTGGAGCCTGTTGCCCCAGGCACTAACAGGGCAGCCATCGAAGCAGGGGCTGACATCCTTGCCCACCCGGGACATATAAGCAGGGATGATGCCATCATGGCCAGGGACAATGGAGTTGCCCTTGAGTTAACATCCAGAAAAGGTCACTGCCTGTCTAACGGACATGTAGCAAGTATAGCCAGGGAATGCGGGGCAACTATCATTATAAATACTGATGCCCACGGGCCTCAGGACTTAATAACAAAAGACTGGGCAAGGGCTATTCTCCTGAGTTCAGGCATTAAACCGCGGGATGTAGAGGGAGTTTTTGAAAACTCTAAAAATTTAGTAAACAAAATTCTTGCGAGGTCATAA
- a CDS encoding transglycosylase SLT domain-containing protein encodes MGRLFYAFFIVLFIFNASSYADTVQISTAEETATLPPPTAHEGVKLSYNTPERDISLAIEGGSPSGLTSTAPAEVGAKAEDSQKVGDSTPRDAIKALYEVHGYDKAVENSLLYFSERIREKFSLWLARSERYLPVMMEIFAEKGLPEDLAFLPLIESGFNPRAYSRAKAVGYWQFIAGTAKRYGLKIDWWVDERRDPIKSTVAAAEYLKDLYDIFGSWNLALAAYNAGEGKIMRALSKSKTDDFWALRKTKHIKRETKNYIPYYIAATAIAKDPESFGFQDIDYHEPLLYDEVVIDSPIDISVIAECAETTVEEIKALNPELRRWCTPLNVSSYTVKIPPGKKEIFFEKLAAIAADELLARREYKIKNGDTVKQIAGRFGISTTAVLEMNSLNGKNPKLKTGDTLLIPPKEVVHLAKDEMGSKKSRKALKSRSKTGGVVKTSTKNGKLNRNLSS; translated from the coding sequence ATGGGAAGGCTTTTTTATGCCTTTTTTATAGTATTATTTATATTTAATGCGAGCTCATATGCTGATACGGTGCAGATAAGCACGGCTGAAGAGACCGCCACATTACCGCCCCCAACCGCGCATGAAGGAGTAAAGCTGAGTTATAATACCCCGGAGAGGGACATAAGCTTAGCAATTGAAGGAGGATCCCCGTCTGGTTTAACATCAACAGCCCCTGCGGAAGTAGGGGCAAAGGCCGAGGATTCACAGAAAGTCGGAGACTCGACTCCCCGAGATGCAATAAAGGCACTTTATGAGGTTCATGGTTATGATAAGGCAGTGGAAAACAGCCTGCTTTATTTTTCAGAGAGGATAAGAGAGAAATTCAGCTTGTGGCTTGCCCGCTCTGAGAGATACCTGCCTGTAATGATGGAGATATTTGCAGAAAAAGGCCTTCCAGAGGACCTCGCCTTTCTTCCATTGATTGAAAGCGGCTTTAACCCTCGCGCATATTCCAGGGCAAAGGCGGTGGGTTACTGGCAATTCATAGCAGGAACTGCAAAGAGATATGGCCTGAAGATAGACTGGTGGGTGGACGAAAGGCGGGACCCGATAAAGTCAACTGTCGCCGCTGCCGAGTATCTGAAAGACCTTTATGACATATTTGGCTCATGGAACCTCGCCCTCGCAGCATACAATGCAGGAGAGGGGAAAATAATGAGGGCCCTTAGTAAAAGTAAAACCGATGACTTCTGGGCATTGAGAAAGACGAAACACATAAAAAGGGAGACAAAAAATTATATCCCCTACTACATTGCTGCAACTGCCATAGCGAAAGACCCTGAGAGTTTCGGCTTTCAGGATATTGACTATCACGAACCCCTGTTATACGATGAGGTTGTAATTGACTCGCCGATAGACATTTCTGTAATTGCAGAATGTGCTGAGACTACTGTTGAGGAGATTAAGGCATTAAACCCGGAGCTCAGGCGCTGGTGCACTCCCCTGAATGTCTCAAGCTACACTGTGAAAATTCCTCCAGGGAAAAAAGAGATATTTTTTGAAAAATTAGCTGCGATAGCAGCGGACGAATTATTGGCAAGGCGTGAGTATAAGATCAAAAATGGAGATACAGTCAAACAAATAGCAGGACGCTTTGGCATATCAACTACGGCTGTCCTTGAAATGAATTCTTTAAATGGAAAAAACCCCAAGCTCAAAACAGGGGATACACTCCTTATTCCTCCCAAAGAAGTTGTACATCTTGCAAAAGATGAGATGGGTTCGAAAAAAAGCAGAAAGGCTTTAAAGAGCAGGTCAAAAACGGGGGGTGTTGTGAAAACCTCTACAAAGAATGGCAAGCTCAATAGAAACCTTAGCTCGTAA
- the pilM gene encoding pilus assembly protein PilM, with protein MILIQKTSIGVDLGSSAVKAVRVNGKTITLAAFKNLTKEDRQDTGALIKSLKDFFMKIKIYGADIKTCLPGDKAYIKTITLPVMPMNELKEAVRWESKKYLPSPAEAQGRGPSEDIIFDFIAKKTTEGITVTFASTEKTTVMNWIRPLQEAGVKITTVDVTPLALGRALIKDAQEGNVVIADIGALKTEIDILKDGILRMTRTIELGGNFLISSMEKAGVTNAEERLLQGMEKELKGPVDRLATEIYRSMDYYKANFKESTFTTLILSGGIALVPGLKDYLAGLFDFPVLVRNPFNGIKLKNEEIRALGPRFSVALGLAMRKR; from the coding sequence ATGATCCTCATTCAAAAAACCTCCATAGGTGTCGACCTCGGTAGCAGCGCTGTAAAAGCCGTTAGAGTTAATGGAAAAACAATTACACTCGCTGCCTTTAAAAACCTGACAAAAGAAGACCGCCAGGATACAGGGGCACTCATAAAATCGCTAAAAGACTTTTTTATGAAAATAAAAATATATGGCGCGGATATTAAGACCTGTCTTCCAGGAGATAAAGCTTATATAAAGACTATCACTCTTCCTGTAATGCCGATGAATGAATTAAAAGAAGCAGTGCGGTGGGAATCAAAAAAATATCTACCATCTCCCGCAGAGGCACAGGGCAGAGGGCCTTCTGAGGATATCATATTTGATTTTATTGCAAAAAAAACAACAGAAGGCATAACAGTAACATTTGCCTCGACAGAAAAAACTACAGTTATGAACTGGATAAGACCGTTACAGGAAGCAGGAGTGAAAATAACCACAGTGGATGTAACTCCTCTTGCATTGGGAAGGGCCTTGATAAAGGATGCACAGGAGGGGAACGTAGTAATAGCCGACATTGGCGCCTTAAAAACAGAGATAGATATACTAAAAGACGGCATTTTGAGAATGACGCGGACAATTGAACTTGGAGGAAACTTTTTAATCTCATCCATGGAAAAGGCTGGTGTCACGAATGCAGAAGAAAGGCTACTGCAGGGAATGGAAAAAGAATTGAAAGGCCCTGTTGACAGGTTAGCAACAGAGATATACCGGTCAATGGACTATTACAAGGCAAACTTTAAAGAAAGCACATTTACAACCCTCATTCTCTCAGGCGGGATAGCCCTGGTGCCTGGGCTGAAGGATTACTTAGCTGGCCTTTTTGATTTTCCTGTTCTGGTGCGGAATCCTTTTAACGGCATAAAACTTAAAAATGAAGAAATAAGAGCGCTTGGCCCGAGATTTTCAGTCGCCCTCGGTCTGGCAATGAGGAAAAGATGA
- a CDS encoding aminopeptidase, whose product MLNEAVVNIYRVNLGVKKGERVLVFTDDFSSRLKDIARLTAELGRPFTSKISYVELKSTGSHGVEPPETLWAKAFGGKTITALKQRQLLKPILSKKADDGQLKEAERIIKRYKKEAVDVIIALSHYSTSHTKFRDFITRLCGTRYASMPLFDATMFEGSMRVDWKALSQRTKKIAAKVNKGVLIKIRTPNGTHLILSKKGRKAFSDTGILTKPGSFGNLPAGEVFLAPLEGTANGTLVLEWAPTRPLETPITLKVKDGMVVEIDGEEEYADFLRAKLSERPENASIAELGIGTNEKATRPNNILESEKIRGTVHIALGDNSSFGGMVRTPFHQDFVFFKPTLTLTHKDGVSEKLIEKGRLV is encoded by the coding sequence ATGCTGAATGAGGCAGTTGTAAATATCTACAGGGTTAACCTCGGTGTAAAAAAGGGAGAGCGTGTCCTGGTTTTCACTGATGACTTCAGTTCAAGGCTTAAAGACATCGCAAGGCTTACCGCAGAACTCGGAAGACCCTTTACATCAAAAATATCGTATGTAGAACTTAAATCCACAGGCAGCCATGGTGTGGAACCCCCGGAGACCCTCTGGGCTAAGGCATTTGGAGGAAAAACCATAACGGCCCTCAAACAAAGGCAGTTATTAAAACCCATTCTCAGTAAAAAAGCTGACGATGGGCAGCTAAAAGAGGCAGAGCGGATTATTAAGCGGTATAAAAAAGAGGCAGTGGATGTAATAATAGCCCTTTCCCATTACTCGACAAGCCATACAAAATTCAGGGACTTTATTACCCGTCTCTGCGGTACCCGTTATGCAAGCATGCCCCTTTTCGATGCAACGATGTTTGAAGGCTCTATGAGGGTTGACTGGAAGGCCCTATCGCAGAGGACAAAGAAAATAGCGGCAAAAGTAAACAAGGGGGTTTTGATAAAAATTCGGACTCCAAACGGCACACATCTTATACTTTCTAAAAAAGGGAGGAAAGCCTTCAGCGATACAGGGATTCTTACAAAACCAGGCTCCTTTGGAAATTTACCAGCAGGAGAGGTATTTCTTGCGCCACTCGAAGGCACAGCCAATGGCACTCTTGTGCTTGAGTGGGCACCAACAAGGCCACTTGAAACCCCGATTACGCTCAAGGTTAAAGACGGGATGGTAGTTGAAATTGATGGAGAAGAAGAGTATGCGGATTTTCTTCGGGCCAAACTTTCTGAAAGGCCAGAAAATGCAAGTATAGCAGAACTCGGCATAGGGACCAATGAGAAGGCCACAAGGCCTAATAACATACTGGAATCAGAAAAAATACGGGGGACAGTCCATATAGCCCTTGGAGACAATAGCTCCTTTGGCGGTATGGTCAGGACACCCTTTCATCAGGATTTTGTCTTTTTTAAACCAACACTTACCCTTACACATAAAGATGGGGTATCGGAAAAATTAATAGAGAAAGGCAGGCTGGTATGA